TTTGGAGAAAGACGATCAATTAGCTCTGTTTTTATAATCGAACTCGGGTTAATAGGAAACGATTCCATGTATTTTTTTGAAAAGACTATTTAGGACCGTATTTGTATGATTATAATTAGACTTATTTATACTATATGGATGATTAATTATGTGTTAATTGAACGATCATTCAAAAAGGATCCAGCTTGGGAAGATAGAGATTCGAGTGTTGGTGCAGCAGCCTTCGGAAATGTAATATTTACATCATTTATAATTTTATTCTATTTAGAAAAGTTTTTGGGGGTAAATAATACAGCAAAGTTTTTCAGTATAGATTTTCCATTATATGGTGTAGGAGTGGGATTGAGTTTTGTTGTTATTATAATCTCCTTAATTCTATTCTCGATTCTAAATAAACAAGATAAGATAAAAGCTTACAGAATTGCTTTAAGGTTTTTGTACCCAGTAAATAGGCTAACTTCAATAATTATTCGAATTTTGATTTTTATAACAGCTGCTTATTCCTTTCATTTACTAGTGAATGAGATGCTTGGCAAAAGCTAATTAGTTTGGAAATTTCAAAGCCTCGCAGCAATGTGTGACTTTTTTAGCTTTGTTTCATGCTTATCTAATCAAGTCTTTAATAAAATACAATCCCAATTTACCTAAAAATCATAAACTGCTCCCGAACCTCGCTACCAAAATTCCCATCGAAGCTTTTTAGCTCCGCATCTTTTTGGCGGTCTATAATACGGAGAAATCCAGATTTATTTTTCTTGCTCTGACATCCATCTTTGGCTTCATCATAATAAATCATTTCGTAGCAGCCTGGAGCAAAATCAACAGAGAAACTATATGTAGTATCCGATTTTAATTCTCCACTACTAAAATAGGCTTCTCCAGCTTCATTAAATATTTCTAATCCATTTAAATCCGCAGCATGGTCGGTATTCAGTTCAAAGATTAATTGAGCAGGAAATACTTCTGCTAATGTCATCTCAGAAGTCTTCTTGCCTAGCTTTAAAGCTTTTTCTTTTCCATTAACGGAGGAAATATGTACCGTAAAAGTTTCTGGTTGATCTCCATTTTCAAAGAAATACCAGTTTAGGGATGGAAGATATATAATCTCTTCTTCTAAAAAGCCAAGCTCTCCCTTCCATCTGAATTTATTATCAGTTTGATAATTATAACCATAATTAAAAGTGATGCTTTCCACCTTCTCACTTCCTGTATTCTGAATAAGTATCACTGGTGAACCACATATTGGATTATATGATTCATGCCAGATTTTATTATTGGGAGAATAGATCTCATTTATTGATAGGTTGATAGCTTCCTTAGCTTCTCCTAAAGCAAATAAAACTGAGGAGGTCACATAAGAATCAATTGCACTTACTTTGCCTTTGTCTTCTTGAAAACTCAATTCTAGTTTGATATTTCCCTGATCAATATATTTTTTCTCGATAAAGTGAAGTAGGGGATAAACCTTTAAACCCGGGCACCAATTTGGACGACTCAAATACCAACCTTCTTGCTCTGGTTGAAGTGGATTTAAGGAGCAATCGTCACGCCAAATACTTCTTTTTGATACATCAGTGTCATTAATCTCTAGAA
Above is a window of Lentimicrobium sp. L6 DNA encoding:
- a CDS encoding peptide-N-glycosidase F-related protein, coding for MMRKLLLFTLLSSFFSISLMAQNITKGEQIQSEVGISIFKFDMKKQSFFSLKLNLELSTTANDIIYPEASFLSLQLQNPKTLEFIEFARIYLQASLKENEEIIYNYDLQMWQHWFIKNPQIRVLSNTDINHLILSMELEAEEGQPNINVIDIIPLWQSDLKGFPYTETGVSVELLPAKEIQLPKGTKHAIASVLISGQAEDISETSSRFYFLEINDTDVSKRSIWRDDCSLNPLQPEQEGWYLSRPNWCPGLKVYPLLHFIEKKYIDQGNIKLELSFQEDKGKVSAIDSYVTSSVLFALGEAKEAINLSINEIYSPNNKIWHESYNPICGSPVILIQNTGSEKVESITFNYGYNYQTDNKFRWKGELGFLEEEIIYLPSLNWYFFENGDQPETFTVHISSVNGKEKALKLGKKTSEMTLAEVFPAQLIFELNTDHAADLNGLEIFNEAGEAYFSSGELKSDTTYSFSVDFAPGCYEMIYYDEAKDGCQSKKNKSGFLRIIDRQKDAELKSFDGNFGSEVREQFMIFR